The Aphelocoma coerulescens isolate FSJ_1873_10779 chromosome 15, UR_Acoe_1.0, whole genome shotgun sequence genome segment AGGAGATTTTGGCCTCTCCTCCTGCTGTTGCTGTGGAATTTGGTACCTGGCAAAGGATCAAGTCCAACTCACCTGCTCTGAGCCAAATCCCTGCAAATCCCACATGCTCCACGGGGTCCAGAGCCTGCTGGTGTGGTGCAGGGGCTTTGTGGTGTCACACGGGTGGAGAGGACACCAGCACAAGACTTTGCATTAGGTGTTGAGGAGAATGGGACGTGTCCATGGTTATTCCAGCTGCAGATGTGATCACATCCCAAAAAGGGCCACACTCCTGCATGCAGTGGGGGAACCAGTCCACctctgaggaaggaaaagggaataCTGGGATTCTGGGTGGGCCAGCAGCACCTAGGACCTGCACTGTCTGCACAGAAAGGACCAGGGTTGGACTCTGTCAAGCCCAAGGCTGGAATAAACCCACCTAAGAGGCCTTTTCCACAGGAATTCCCCATGTTTTACTTTAAGCTCATCGTCTTCTCCCTGTAAAAGGTCAGGAGCTTTCCCCTTCCAGATATGCCCCAAATGGAAAGAGAACAGGTGTCAACCATGCAGATTTGTTCCATAGTACACGAGAAGAGCTGAAAATTCTGCTTGTGCTGATTGACGTGTCAGAGAGAGCCCCAGCAGCTGAggggcagagcacagcacaggcaggagcaCTCACCAGAGAGAGGGCTGCTGTATCCATAGGATTTTCCAATGCCTATCCATAGGAAACAGCGATAGCTAGGTCAGGTTTTTAGTGCTTAAGAACCTCAAAGATTATTCCTGATTTCATGAAAACCATTTCAAACACCATCTTTAACCTGTGTAGGATTGGCCAAGTCCTTATTTATTGTTCCTTGTGGTGGGAGAGGCACTaaaatggaattcccagagcagctgtggctgcccctggatccctggcagtgcccaaggccaggctggacattggggcttggagcagcctgggacagtgggaggtgtccctgtccatggcaggggtgggatggatgGGCTTGAAGGtccctcccacccaaaccatcccataaTTCTGTGATCCCATGGCCGTTTCTGtgacctcctgctgcagcttggCTGAAGGATCagggagatgtccctgctcacagccAGCTGACCTCTGAAGCTCTGGGCACTGTGAGCTGTGATAACATCTCTGCTTGAAGGGCAGTGCATGTTTGGGCACTTGTTGCACGAGGGGTTCATGGAGAGATTCCCAAGCCCAGCTGAGCTTTAATGGACCCTGGCAGCCAGCCCAGAGCCACCCTGAACAAAcacagagaggggctgggaatgAGCTGCTGCCACTCACCAGAGGGACCCGGGGACTCCGGGGAGGGATCTTTGCCATGCTCAGCCTGGGGCCTGCGGTGGCAGAAGAGTGCAGGACTAAGGGACAGAGCAGAACGTCTGAACTTCTACAAAAGTCCATCTGAACCCCTGCAATTGTCCAGCTAAATCTGTGCAATGGCCCAGCTGAAACCTCTGCAATTGTCCACCTGAACCTCTGCAAAAGTCCATCTAAAATGCTGCAAAAGTCCTTTTGAACCTCTGGAATTGTCCATCTGAACCTCTGGAACTGTCCATCTAAACATCTGCAAAATTCCATCTGAAACTCTGCAAAGTGCATCTGAAGCTCTGGAATTGTCCATCTAAATCTCTGCAAAAGTCCATCTGAAACACTTCAAAAGTCCTTTTGAACCTCTGGAGTGGTCCATCTGAACTTCTGCACAAGTCCACCTAAATTTCTGCAAAATTCCATCTGAATCTCTGCCCAGTTCCATCCTCACCTCTGCCATGGCCCACGCTGCCCTGCTATCCCAAGTATCGccctcccacccctgcagcaaAGAGGAAAAGCTGTGAAGAACAGCAAAAACATCTGGGGCAGCATTCCCACAAGGACCTAGGGCCTGGAAGAATCCTGAAGAGGGGAGAGAAGGTTTTATGGCTGTTAGGGAGCCAGGGAAGCTCTGCCTCATTGTGTGCCCAgggcttggagaaggtgcctgGGAAAGGCTCTCACAATTTAGAGTTGCATTCCCacctctgtctgctgctggatCCCATCTCAGCCCAGCCCAGATGTCCCTGgcctgtgtccctgcagctctTCTCACCTCCTTTCATTGGAATCAggacttttccctttccctggctTCCCAGGGCACTCCTGGGCTGTAATAATTGATAATTGTTATTGTTAACCGGGAACCTGATGACTCCTGGGGTTAAATCCCTTGATATTTCCCCTCGGAAGGGCTCTGGTGACCTTTTCTCTGCGAGGCTCTCACACCTTGGTGCCTTGCAGCAGGCCTTGGGAATCCAGCAGGATGAAAACCCTCTGGCTACAGAAGAAACTTTAATTTTTCTGCTCCTTGTCGAGTTCTCATTCAAATGGGCTGAAATACAAACTGTTCActctccccttctccttcctctccctgctgctgccgagGGAAATGCTGGCAAAGCACCAAAAGTGTAACCCCGCCTAAAAGTTCTTTGGGTAAATCCAGGCTGCCACCAAAATTTTGGGAGCAAGGGAGACCCactggcagggatggggagcccCACAACTGGGAGCTGCTTTGGAACACCCCAGGAAAGGATGGAGCCATCCCAGGGAAGGTTTGTGCTGCCCTGAGCTCCTGGGATGAGCTGTGGAGCTCAGCCCCGAGCGATGCTGAAGAATCAGCGTTCAAACCCCCCTGGAGGTTTGGGAGGATGGAGTGGAAGAATTGCACAAGATATAACTCGTTTTTACCTTCTTCCCTTCAAAATATCCCTGCAATATTAAGTCCAAAAATCACATTAAGGGAGTGTGATTTAAGAGGAAAAGATGAACACCCCGGAGTGAGGAAATGGCACAGCCATTGCCTGCCTCCCTGCCGGGATGCATTACGGAAATGACCTTTCAGCCCTGGCCACAGCTGAGAATTTTCCTGCTCAAATCCTGTTCAGGGCACAGCCTGGATGTTCCAGCGGGGCTGTGCTGCCAAAGGCAAGGAAGAGCACCACAGTCCCAAAGGTTAATGGGTCTGGATGCAGTCCCAGAGGATGTGGGACCAGGGACAGGTGCGTAAATTGCTGCTCCTACTGCCGCTCatatcccagcagctccaggcagggctggcgcAGGTCTCACATGGGAGCTGTGCCAAACCTGCCTGCACCATTCCTGCTGCCTCAGGCCCCCAAGGGTGTCCAAAAGAGAATTAGCTCCCTCTTTTTAAGCCGCTGGGATTCATCACCGGTGTTTTGGTGTGAGTTGGGGCTCAAGCTCCAGCCCCTGGACATGGAGCATCCCCAGCAGAGCTTGGGGAGCGGTTCAGAACCCCAGAGCTCGCtcaccccagtgaccccactgACCGTCCCACCTCAGAGGGGTGTCTGACACCCCCACGGAGATGCAGAGGTGTCCCAGGACCTGCCTCAGCCCCAAAATgttgtgctgcagctgcctgaggGTGGCATGGacctgctctgtccctgccccaggACCTCACTGCCCCAGAGATGTGACTCTGGTGCCTGTCCCCGGTGCTTTATGGTGGCAAAGCTTCACCCCTGTCCTCTCCTCCCAGCTGGAGCCGCTCCAGCCGCACCATCGTGCTCCATCCTTCATCTCCGCAGCAGAAGGGAGGGAAACTCCAGACTCCGAACCAGTTGTCCTTCCTCATTGATCTCTCGGTTCACCTTCACTTGAAATGCATCAAAGCCCTgcccccttccctgtggcacaggcacagccccACCTTTGGCCGCAGGACAAAGCGGGAGGCACCGGGAGCAGCCAAGAGCGCAATTTCAAACGATGCCCACGGAATTTCAAACGATGCCCACTCCGAGCCGGGAATTCGGCAGCTCCAGTGTGTCCCTACTATAAACAAAGGCAAAACGCTGTGTGCATCAGCAAAAGGCTTCGTATTGTGAAGTACTCCCTTTATGTCCGAGCAGGAGAGAATTGAGATGGTTATTGACCCTCCACTGCAGGAAAGCCACATTAGAATATCTCCGAATCAATCGAGGCGcgagcagagcagcagggagaggccgTGGCTCTGCAAACGGCACCAAATTGCTGCTCGCTTTGGCCTTCTGGAAAAAGTTTGCAAAGCATCTGTTGGAGGCCCCCGGAGCCTTTTCTTTCTAATTGCCACGTTTGACAAGGCGATGGCCCGGGGGAGCGGCGGAGAGGCAGATAATGGACCCACTTTAATTGCTTCCAGTTCCATGAGTCAGAACACTCGGGGATGGCAAAGGAGAAGCGCTGCAGCTTCACTGAAGGAGCTTTCTGGCTTTTAAGAAAGCTCTGGAGGAACAAATGCTAAACTCAAAGCCAAAGTCTTGGAGAGACTGAAGGTTCCAGGTTCTGGaatttctttcatcttttgCTTTTGACAGGAACTCTCGAGTTAAGTTTTAATCATGTTCTGCAAGAGGGAGGGATGGTTTCTCGGCTAAGAGAGGAGGGGATGGGTGTCATTCCAAGGCTTTTCATCAGGGATGGGCACTGAGGTGGAAGAGTCCAGCTGGAGGTGGAGGATCCAGCATCCAGTGGTGGTGGGAGCTCACTGCACGTACAGAACTCGGAATGGGTTTATCTGGACGGTGAGGGGAGGATGCTGTTCCTCCCTGGGAGCTGAGCGTGGCATGTTCTGGGAATGGGCAGACAGGGAACCTTCTGACCTCCCTCCTCCCTGTAACGCctgtgaatcacagaatcctggaatggtttgggttgggaaggacctttaagctcatcttgttccaccccctgactccttccactgtcccaggttgccccaagccctgtccaacctggccttgaatgtcTCCTGCACTTCTGGCCTAAGGGCAGGGGGtgtttttcctggaaaaggAAGGAGCCCATGGCCAGAGCTGAACCCAGTGCTCCAGGAAAATGAACAAATCAAAATATCCCGGTGCAAAGTCTGGGTGGCTCATGGCACTTGGTGGCCACTGGAGTCTGGGACATGCTGAGAgcaggcacagctgctgcttggACACCAGGCACTGGAGGAGGATTttggaggagcagggaaagcCATGGCAGGGTCCCTGGGGTCTCTGTCACAGCAcacccagcctggctggggatGAAAGTGTCACCTTGGTTTCCCACGGCTTCATCCACTCCTGCCCGTCCCTctggccctgccctggctgggacTGACAGCGGCTGGGCTTTGTCATGGATCAGTCAGAACACGGCTGAGCTGCACGGCGGGAAAGTCACTGGAAAAAGGCTTTGGGGAATGATTGACAGGAACTGTCTCGGTGGAAGGAGCTAATCCGAGCAGCTCATGAACACCAGGTCCCTAATTAAAGCGTATAGCCTGGCCCTGCTGTAATTAATTTCCCCGTGCTGCTGGCTGGCAGCGCTCTCAGTGCCACTGACTCACCGCTGCTGGCAGCCTCCGGGGCATCGGAGCGGGACCAGGAGAGCCGAGGCTCGGAGCGGAGCAGGATgtgccccttccctgctgctcctcagtgccagccaggagctgcagtgctCCGGCTCTGGGCACAcccaggagctgggacaggacCCTGCTGCCGGCCCGGGAGCTTCCCATGGGAAGAGAGATCCTGTGGATCACCTGTGCGCGCTCAGCTGCCGGGATGGGTGGCACCGGGCAGGGTGATGCCCATGGCTCATCCTCTGCCAGCTGCCTCCtatcctctcctctctcctcgtGTATACATGGATTTACATGGATTTATCGTGCccttggctggagctgggacaggaatGGCATCACTGCGGTTCCTCTTTGCATTCCCACCACTGTTTCCATGTATTCCTAAGGCCTGTGGGATGCAGCCGGGCTGTGGCTGGATTTGCCCCAGGCCATGGTAGGGAGGGAGCAGccggggacagctggggacagtgtCCCAGTCCGAGCTATTTTGCTGGAGTGGGAGGTGTTGCATAATGAGGTGACTCCCACTGCTCCGGTGGCACCCCGTCCCCATCACCCCAGTCACGGAGCTGAAGAGAGAGGCTCCAGAAAGTCCCATTTCCCTGCCCACGGGGTTTCAttatcagctgcagagggatGGCCGGAGAGTCGCCAGCACTGTTTTAATTTCCCAGGAGGCTGCTCTTGGTGTGCCACGGCTCCAGCGGGGAACTTCAGCTGTCTCGTGTTACTGTGCTTCCTGCAATGGGACGTGACACGTCAAAACATGACAAGGCAGCCAGAATGTGTCACAACACTGCGCTCAAACTCTGCCTTGCAGGGCGGCTCAGCAGCTGATAACATCAGGCCCCAATTATCTCTGCATGCTGAGCTGGGGTTTTTATCCCTCGTGGAATATGATATATGGGAGCCTCCTGCCTGTATGGGACTGTTGGATCACACCAGGTTTATTAACTGCACACGGGGAATTGTTTTACCAGGCTGACACCCACACCTGGGATCCCGGCCTGTTCTTTCCCACCTCGGCTTTTCCAATTGTTGTTATTCCTTCAGTAAACATTTGGCCAGGTTTCCGTGTGGTGTTTAATCTGTTATTGTTGGTGTTTGATGTGGTTTCATTGGCCACGTGAGCACCTGCCAGGCTCTAAGGGAGGAGCAGGCTTGGCCTTTGGGTTCCCCCTCGGGAATTTGCAAGGCTGGATGTGGCTCCAGTCTCCCCACTTCATCCCATTCTGCACCGCTGGGCTCTCCTGTCTGGCTTTTTGAACTCTTCTTTTCCACCTTTCTTGGTAATGAGGCATCAACATCCCTGAATGAAGTTTTGAGTGGttcagaggaggaaaaacccTCCCACAACAGAGGCAAAACCCTCCCACAAGAGAGGCAAAGCCACTCTTGTCCCTTTGCCAGAGgtgctgggaggagctgggaaggggacgCGGTGTCCCTGCTCACACACGGCATTCCCAAATGGAGCCCCCCACTGCACCGGCTGCTGCCCATTCATTTCAGCTCCCTTTTGGAGGAATCAGACTAATTACTGGCTGCTAATTGCTGGGAAagcactgctggcactgcttcccTTCCCCACCGGGAGCAGGGAAACAGCCTGGCTCTCCTCAGGTGTCTCAGCGGAAGTTTCAGGGACCCTCGAGGTCCctttggagaagaaagagcagcagctgctgctctgtccatccctttcctccctccagACTCATTCCCAGCTCCCCAGCTGGGGAATTTGGTGAACCAAAATGCTTCCTTGTGATTCCAgtgcagcccagctcctggggaaGCAGGTGGGCATCACCAGGAAAAATTGTTCCTCTCAGGGCTGCTTGCATGCTTGGGACACATGGAATCTGTTCCTGCCTGGCACACTTGGGGGGGATCCTGCCATGTGCCTTTCTCCTACAACAGCACCGTGGAAGATCCTGctgtttcctcctcttcctccatgGCTGCACAGgttcaaagaaaaagcaaatgggGAGAGAGGAAGCAGGAATATGTGTCTGAAAGTTTGaccaggagaaggaaaggatcCTCTTGGCCCTGAGACTTCTCCAGGCAGGTCTGACCTGAAAGTTATTCTGGGAATGTCTCACAGTTATTTCTCCCAGGAAGGTCAAATCCATCCAAAATTATTTGTGGAAAGCCACAGTTCTGTTTCGAGAGCAGTGTGGGGACACCTGCTTGTTTGGAAGAGTTGTTCTGTGACCTTGCAAAGCGAGGAGCTGGTGGCaatgctgggatgggatttggagtTTCCTGGTCCATCCCAGGTGCTTTTCcaggggctgagctgtgccaggtgtgcccatggcagagggaaaTGCCCTAAAATTCAGTCCCTTTGCTCAGGTAAGATCTTGGGAACAGGGCTGGTGTTGGATGTGTAAATCCAAGTGCTGATCCCTCTCTTTCACGTCCCGAGGGTGCAGGGCAGAGGAGACACTCGGACTCCATCTCTACAAGTGTACATTGATTTAAGCTTTTGAGTTGAGTGGTAGGATCCCATTTTTAATCCTACCTTTTAATCGCTGGCTGCCCTGGCATCTGGTTGTGGTTGGTGGTGCTGCACTCAGAGGGGGATTGCAGGCTCCTCTGCAAGGAGAAGCTCTCTCCACGACCCTGCCTAATTCCCACCCTTTTCTTGTCATTCCTCAGGAAGCAAACTGCTGATTTTGGTGCTTTGCTTGAACATCCCGTCAGAAGTGGAGTCCTGCCCCGGGGCGTGTGTATGCTACAGTGAACCCAAGATCACCatcagctgccagcagcaggggctgACAGCGATCCCCACGGAGATCCCCATCCAGAGCCAGCGCATCTTCCTGCACAACAACCGGATCACCCTGGTGAGGGCCACCAGCTTCACCTCCTGCCGCAACATGACCATCCTGTGGATCCACTCCAACAACATCAGCCTCATCGAGCCCGGGGCCTTCTACGGGCTCACcaaactggaggagctggaccTCAGCGACAACACAAACCTGAAATCCATCAACCCCGTCACCTTCCGGGGGCTGGTGCACCTCCACACCCTGCACCTGGACCGCTGCGGGCTCCTGGAGCTCTCCACGGGGCTTTTCCGAGGGTTGTTCTCCTTGCAGTACCTCTACCTTCAGGATAATAACCTCCAGATCCTGCTGGACGACACCTTCATCGACCTGGCGAACCTCACGTACCTGTTCTTGCACGGGAACAAAATCAAGAGCTTGTCGGAGAACGTCTTCCGCGGGCTGATCAACCTCGACCGGCTGCTGCTGCACCAGAACAGGGTGAGCCTGGTGCACCGGCGCGCCTTCCACGACCTGGGGAAGGTGATGACCTTGTACCTGTTCAACAACAACCTGACCGTGCTCACGGGGGACACCATGGCCCCCCTGGTGTCCCTGCAGTACCTGCGCCTCAACGGCAACCAGTGGATCTGCGACTGCCAGGCCCGCTCGCTCTGGAATTGGTTTAAGCAGTTCAAGggctcctcctcggagctggagTGCCACCTGCCCCCTCGCCTGGCAGGGCGGGACCTCAAGCGGCTGCAGAGCTCCGACCTGGACGGCTGCGTGGACTCCTTCAACCAGATCCGCACCAGCGTTTTTAGCACCAAAACCAGGTCGGGGAAACTCCCGACGGGGCTCCCCCCGCTGGGCTCCCACGACGGCTCCTCCAAGTGCTGCCAGCCTGAGATGGACAAGTCTTTTATTTACGAAGCTAAAGGCAAGGGAGGGCCCTCCTCCCACAGCAGCCGCTCGTCCAACAACCACCTCAAGGAGAAGGAGAACATGTCCAGGCCCAAGTACATGGAGACGGACCCTTCCAAAAACGGCAGCAACAAGCAGATAAACGATTCCCCCTTTGGGACCTTCCCCAGCATTGTAGACCCTCCTTTGACCAAGTTGAGACCCGAATTTCTAGAGCCCATTGAACCTTCCACAGTCCCAACCAAAAAGAGGCAGGGCTGCTCTAAAAAGAACAGATCAAAGGCCCAGTGCCGCCTCACCCAGCAGGGGAACAGCTCCACATTACAGCTCAGCCTAAGCCTTTTGATCCCCCCCTTGGTGTGGAGCTTACTGTTGTTCTGCTAAAATTAACTCTTTTCCTGGGTTGATGACACTTTAATACTCGACTTTTGCTGACCTCCATAAATGTTGCAAACAAAAGCAGGACTCCCATCCACCCTGAGAAAGCTTTGTTACACAAAACTTAACTGGATGcctttattaaaacaaacaaacaaacaaaacaaaaagacaaataCCGAGATGTACATAATTTATTTGTCCTGAAACCTGTGAATTATACCTTTGGTCTTCGGAACTGCACTTGCCCACAAAGCAGCTTTTGCTACAGCAGATGGTAAAGAAATATGGtttatttacaggaaaaaaaaaaaaaaaaagaagtgtaagAAATGCTCTGAAAAGAATGTCCAAAATCTGTTTGTAACTCGCCATCACACTGAACAATGTTGCAGGTTCCCATTTGCAGAGGTAATGGATTTGATGCTGTTTTAATCCTATGTTGATGACTCTTGCAGTTTTTCCGTCTCCATTCCATCCTTCACACCATGTTTACAGGCAGCATTTGTTAAAGAATGCTGCCTGCCCCTCCACAAGATTGCAGTATATATAgatatgcattttattttacttgtgtACAAGTATACAAAAAAACTATAaaataaagatttctttttcctaagtGCTTGTCATCTGCGAGGGGTGAAGGACTCGGAGCAGCTCAAAAGCTGAAAATTTAAAGGGATGTGAAGTGTGATCTGAGATTTAACACCACAGTGATaaataaggcatttttggaTGGTTATGCAACCTTTAACTGGTGCCAGCAAAGGGTTTGGTTGTGTGAAACATGCCCTGCTCATGCTCCTGTTTCTCTTCAAACTGTCCCACCTTCTCCTGGCATCATTCAGATTCCAGGATGCTCAGAAGAGCAGGAAGTACTGGCCCAGCCCCTCGGAGCTGGGGTAGAGGAATGTCAGCAACAATCCCAAGATTTGGGCAGGGCCATTTTTCTCCTGCTCTGCACAGATGGGCTCAGCTCTGTGGTAGATCCCGagtggagcagcactgggatttAGGAAACGGGGAGGTATCTCCTCAAAaacacagctcccagcctggcagctcAGGTGTCCATCCTTGGGGTCACCGTGCCAGTGGCTTCATCTCCAGGGTCACCTTGGGATGCTGAAAGAATAAACCATTGCTGTCCACATACAGTGGATGCCACCCCATAGGACCCAGTGGGCCATAAAGTGGACGTGGCTGTgccctcctggcactgcagccacCTCCTGGGCCAGGCTAGGAAGGGCTGGGCACAGAGCTTATCAGGAGGCTGCTTCTCCTCATCAAACCACAGAGATTCTCCTGTGCCCCTCTGTCCTGCTGGGGTTTGGAGCTctgtgcaggcaggagcagcctgtCACACACAGCTGGCATGGGATGGAGGCCGGAGAAGGGCAGTGCCACAGTCCCAAGGGAACGCGCACTCCAGGATTATGTGTGGAAGTCAGACTGGGGGGGCTCCAGGCTGCACCATCCCTTGGGGTTCCCAGCACTGGGACTGGTGCTGAGCTTCCCAGATGGAGTGAGGCCCTGCCAGCCAGGAGTGACGGgcatcagcagggctggggcttaTTCCAGCCTTGTCCTGGGCCTGATGGCTCAtgaggagggagcagagaccaTGGGAAGATGCTTGGATGGCCGATGTTCCCCCCGGGATGCTGTGGGGCAGCgtggcaggggctgtgccccACTCCGGGGTGCTGCtggctcttcccacctctgccaCAGCCAGTTCCCACCTCGGTGAGTGACAGGGAGTGCCCAAAGCGCTGCATTTGTGATCTGTCTCCAAATCCCCGCCTGGAGCTGCCAAAAAGGTGTGGCACAGAGCCCCAGGAGTGAACACCTTCCTCATGTCACTGAGATGGGGACAGGTCTGTCCgtcccagctgggcaggagctgctgtgcagaacagccctgggatcccagcagATCTGattcctgccagcccagctccacGATCCAGCCTCTGCAGAGGGCCAAGGTGTGTTTGGGTGCAAATTCCTTGTCCTGCCAGAAGGATGGAGCAGGAAATGTGCTGGGACAGTGCCGGGGTGAGctggccagccctgccagccctgctgggtgTGCCCAGCCTGGTGTGCACTTGTCCACACTCACAGGCCTCTGACTGGGACCTCACCAGCCACTTCTGCCATTCCTGCTCGGATCTGTCCCATCGTGCCAGCACTGAAGGATTTCCCAAGGCCCTGCATTCCCTGTCCTCTCCCACTCATCCCAAAACGCATCATCGAGACTCCTGAAGGATTCAAAGCTGCACTGGAATCTGAAGCTCAGGAGTAGAGAGCAGCTTGGTCATGGGGTCAGCACCACCCCAAAGCCCGTGGAAAAGCTGGAAGATTTGCTGGGTGCTGTGACAGGCTCCCGTGGAACCTCCTGTTTGGGTCATAGGCTCAGTGTGACCCCTTGTACAGTCATTTGTGAGGCTTGTGGTCCAGATTCCTGCTCCGTGGGCACGAGGAAGCCAGACCAGGTGGCAAAAATGCAGGATAGacctgaaaggaaaaatagagaaaaaaagagaccaTTGTGGCATTTCCACCCAGGAGctgaagggcagagctgggcttgCCCTGCCCAGATCAGGGTCTCAGGAAGTTTGGCTCCCTGTGGATAATGCAAAGCAGACAAGGAATTCCTGTCATTATCCTGAAcggagcaggagctgcactcTGCCAACCCAGTGACACCGTTCCCGCTTTCTGGAGCTCAACTTTGCCATGCTTTCAGTGGTTCCTAGGACTAGACATTGGCCACAAGCCCAGAAGAGTCCCTCGTGCTAATTTCCTAGATTTCCTGCTGTCCAGATGCCAATTCCTGTGTTTACAGGCATTAGAAGGCCATTGGAATGACAAATATTGAAGAAGGGGATGCAGTGGGCAGCAGGAATTCCCATAGGAGCTTGGAAGAGGCAAAGGCTGAGCTCTGGTGAGGTGAGGTAGGAGAGGAATTCAAATGAAGGGAGTTTCACTCCTGCTTTGTGCCATGCTGGGATTGGGACAACTCTTCCAGATACTCCCAGACATATTTTACACTCGGATGTCACTGAGTTGAGTGGGATTCACCCAGCAGGGCTCAGGACCCTGTTGGCTGTTCCTCATCTCAGGatcctccctctcccttcctttctcctgtgcAAGTCACACTCAATTTCCTGCTCCTGACACTGATGCCAGCAATGAAATCAAGTCAGCAGCAAGGAGCCAGGAGGGATGAGGGATGGGATCCCTGGGAAGAATGGGCTCCccatcagcagcacagagctgcaccccccagcacccactgTCCCCTGGCACCGTCCCCAcgcagagccctggcagtgctgaagAGGAGCGGcaccccagcccctccagcagCGGTGGGAACACACCACATTCATC includes the following:
- the RTN4R gene encoding reticulon-4 receptor — encoded protein: MKRAIAEGSKLLILVLCLNIPSEVESCPGACVCYSEPKITISCQQQGLTAIPTEIPIQSQRIFLHNNRITLVRATSFTSCRNMTILWIHSNNISLIEPGAFYGLTKLEELDLSDNTNLKSINPVTFRGLVHLHTLHLDRCGLLELSTGLFRGLFSLQYLYLQDNNLQILLDDTFIDLANLTYLFLHGNKIKSLSENVFRGLINLDRLLLHQNRVSLVHRRAFHDLGKVMTLYLFNNNLTVLTGDTMAPLVSLQYLRLNGNQWICDCQARSLWNWFKQFKGSSSELECHLPPRLAGRDLKRLQSSDLDGCVDSFNQIRTSVFSTKTRSGKLPTGLPPLGSHDGSSKCCQPEMDKSFIYEAKGKGGPSSHSSRSSNNHLKEKENMSRPKYMETDPSKNGSNKQINDSPFGTFPSIVDPPLTKLRPEFLEPIEPSTVPTKKRQGCSKKNRSKAQCRLTQQGNSSTLQLSLSLLIPPLVWSLLLFC